One part of the Rutidosis leptorrhynchoides isolate AG116_Rl617_1_P2 chromosome 1, CSIRO_AGI_Rlap_v1, whole genome shotgun sequence genome encodes these proteins:
- the LOC139904605 gene encoding uncharacterized protein, translating to MTCRSEFNKKLHWIRWDHVLSSLDHRGLGIRSLQAFNLSLLLKMPNSKWAEVIRAIYSVKAGNWALKAKFNRLYHLEVNKECVLAERFTNGEWHWQWSRAQIGEECRLHSILAMELNGISFTGKNDSWLWSISEEGNFQIVCHLDYNCYIRGVDIDDVSCANCGSFPESVNHVFFECDLAQQLWRAINSWVDISLPVFVNWQGRIAWLEAWQKNKDTKNILYLIIVATLCHIDIYGGFETRLFLAPNL from the exons ATGACTTGCCG TTCAGAGTTTAATAAAAAGCTTCATTGGATTCGATGGGATCATGTGCTATCGTCGTTGGATCATAGAGGTTTGGGAATCAGGAGTTTGCAAGCTTTTAATCTATCGTTACTTCTTAAAATGCCAAATTCAAAATGGGCAGAGGTAATTCGTGCCATTTACAGTGTCAAGGCAG GCAATTGGGCTTTGAAAGCCAAGTTCAATAGACTGTATCATCTTGAGGTTAACAAAGAATGCGTTTTAGCCGAACGTTTCACTAACGGTGAATGGCATTGGCAATGGTCTCGAGCTCAAATTGGCGAGGAATGCAGACTCCATTCAATTTTAGCTATGGAACTGAATGGCATTAGTTTTACTGGTAAAAATGATTCATGGTTGTGGTCCATTAGTGAAGAGGGGAATTTCCAG ATCGTCTGCCATCTAGACTACAATTGTTATATAAGAGGTGTGGACATTGATGACGTGAGTTGTGCAAATTGCGGCTCATTTCCTGAATCTGTCAACCATGTTTTCTTTGAATGTGATCTCGCTCAGCAGCTATGGAGAGCCATTAACTCTTGGGTGGATATAAGTTTGCCGGTTTTTGTGAATTGGCAAGGGCGGATAGCTTGGCTCGAAGCATGGCAAAAGAATAAGGATACGAAGAACATTTTATATCTCATTATTGTGGCAACATTATGTCATATAGACATATATGGAGGTTTCGAAACACGTCTATTTTTGGCCCCAAACCTATGA